From one Dermacentor andersoni chromosome 1, qqDerAnde1_hic_scaffold, whole genome shotgun sequence genomic stretch:
- the LOC129380858 gene encoding dnaJ homolog subfamily B member 6-like — MGEDYYRVLEVGRDASQEEIRRAYRRLALKLHPDKNPQGKEAAEARFKAVSEAYEVLSDRTKRRQYNQFGSSAFNAQPQTDSPGSNLSGGAYAFTFREPEEVFREFFGAASGPFQDLVGRPGQPGRAKKARGTTVLTGGLPFWPQSFGPTEHSGFLYHVDDVLFATHVPGGMSVAPGFAGMPTQEMSSAWYEGGKRIETRTTIDESVKTVLRFEDGVPVSRAVNGLVQAVIENNEVVQGGALAQRKPSDIAAAPPGPGGAPVLGKRASQAKIARTAPPARAGSPRQSDAKPGLKSASVRVPSKIGKSRARSKSTGGPKDAFKSSKPAKKESADGAAGPSAPAAPPKGKAPK; from the coding sequence ATGGGCGAAGACTATTACCGCGTTCTCGAGGTTGGTCGCGACGCCTCGCAAGAAGAAATACGACGCGCCTACCGGCGGCTGGCACTCAAACTGCACCCGGACAAGAACCCCCAAGGAAAGGAGGCGGCCGAGGCGCGCTTCAAGGCGGTCTCCGAGGCGTACGAAGTGCTCTCGGACCGAACGAAGCGGCGCCAGTACAAccagttcggcagcagcgccttCAACGCTCAGCCGCAGACCGACTCGCCCGGCAGCAACTTGAGCGGCGGCGCGTACGCGTTCACTTTCCGCGAACCGGAAGAGGTGTTCAGGGAGTTCTTTGGCGCGGCCAGCGGTCCGTTCCAGGACCTGGTCGGCCGGCCCGGCCAACCGGGTAGGGCCAAGAAGGCGCGCGGCACCACCGTCCTGACCGGCGGCCTGCCTTTCTGGCCGCAGAGCTTCGGACCCACCGAGCACTCGGGATTTCTGTACCACGTGGACGACGTGCTCTTCGCCACGCACGTGCCGGGCGGCATGAGCGTGGCGCCGGGCTTCGCGGGCATGCCGACGCAGGAAATGTCCTCCGCCTGGTACGAGGGCGGCAAGCGCATCGAGACGCGTACCACCATCGATGAAAGCGTGAAGACGGTGCTGCGCTTCGAGGATGGCGTGCCGGTGTCGCGCGCTGTCAACGGTCTCGTGCAGGCAGTCATCGAGAACAACGAGGTCGTTCAAGGTGGTGCGCTCGCTCAGCGAAAGCCTAGCGACATCGCAGCCGCGCCGCCGGGCCCCGGAGGTGCTCCGGTGCTCGGCAAGCGCGCCTCGCAGGCCAAGATCGCACGGACGGCGCCGCCCGCCAGAGCCGGTAGTCCGCGCCAGAGCGATGCCAAACCGGGGCTCAAGTCCGCTTCTGTTCGCGTCCCGAGCAAAATAGGGAAAAGCCGCGCTCGCTCCAAGTCCACAGGTGGGCCCAAGGACGCCTTCAAGAGCTCCAAGCCCGCCAAGAAGGAATCCGCCGATGGTGCGGCTGGCCCGTCGGCACCTGCCGCACCGCCGAAAGGAAAGGCGCCCAAGTAG